The Theobroma cacao cultivar B97-61/B2 chromosome 1, Criollo_cocoa_genome_V2, whole genome shotgun sequence genome contains the following window.
ttttcatcaagtgatttactAATGTgaggtttacatgaggggttttaataagaatgaaactaatagcattgttttgaaaataaatgcataATGAGTTCTTTAAACCTTCCTtctcgtttgcttgttcctttcttatgttcactcattgagtttgtactcaccgttttcaacttcatattttcaaattagaaGGCAGTCgataactaggtcgaggtatCTTCGTAGATTCGactcttggtaggtgtctcggcatttagTAGCTGTACTTTCTTCTGAGTCTCTCCCCTAAAAATCGAGTCtcctttttgagatgtatagacaaacctgatgtaaattattaagatacatgttgtagacaatacatgtatattttgatgggtaatgccactacgagttggcaatgattagcattattttgattcgaaattatgaaatgtgactttagtaactttgatggaataatCAACAGGTcacatagataggcttgcttgggcttagtgggctatatccattgagtccatgcgccggtcatggcccgggatttgggtcgtgacaattttaccctaattgttattatttactATTAAGAAAAAGCCCATGAAATAAACATGCTTTgttaaagaaattataaaatgttataattataacatatgCATGCTTGTTTGATGAACAAGGTCACTAAACATTACTAACAATAAAAAGTCTATTTGGTATTTTACTCAAgtgtttatgaaaataaattatcataTGATAGTTTAAGCGATCATTTGACTTGAAATCATTAGGTTATCTTGTATGTGGAATGTACTTTGATATTGTCTTATGTTTCCCTAGCCAAGGATGTATAATAGGAAATATAttgggtatagcatgaagTATATAGAGATAGATGAATGACAAATATTGGATTCATTATTTTAAGTGATTCTAAGGGGAATGTCCCATTGCAACTTAACATGTATTAATTCAAGGAaatccttcgtcaaggtagaATGAAGATTTAGAAAGGAGTTTCCTAATTTCATTAATCAGTTAATGACAAGCTTCAAGAGCTAACATAGTTAAGACATATATAAAGTAGAcactaaatcatgttctacaTCTAATTGGGATACTAGTTGATTGaaagattaaattacatgGTAAAATTGTGCATTTAAAGGTTTAGTCAAATCACACTAACTTCTCTTAACATTTGATGATCATGACACATTGCTAAATGTCAATCTTGATTTATGAAagtaaattaatcaatttgaaCATGATAATATATGCAAAGGAGTTGATTCTTCTTATCTTATTCGACTTAGGATTATAATTCATATTTATTATCAACATGTTAAGAACCTAATGGGTTGCATATGTCGAAAGTGACTATGAGggaaattaaaatagtaaattaagttagatttaattataaagaaattagaacttcaaggatttgattgaAAAGGGTTCAATTGAATtggataattttataaatagcATAAAAGTTACACAAATTCCACTAGGAGTAGTATTAGTGAAGTTTCCaatataaatgaatatttagGCTGCACCAAATAACATAACCTACTCTTTGACATTCTTGTGAAGAAAATCGAACCCGTTGCTAACATTTGATATGGACTTAGGCATTCCCCTCTCTTCTTAAGGATTTTCTCACTTGTCGTTTTTGTGAATCACTGTCGAAGATTGGACACTTGAACATCTTATGGTTTGCAACAAGTCTTACTCTTGATGCTTGGAAGtttcaacaatcaaaattttcaacgtTGTGAATTTCAACAGCTACGGTTGAAAGGTCTACTTATCTTCTTCCTTGTAGGTAGGATAATTTATGTTAAACATACCAAAATTTGATTTACTTtggcaaaaaaaatttagtatCCTCTATGTTTTTGTGTAAGTTAAGTGCATGATTTACCAACAATGCCATATAGATGCATATATTACTAAGATCAATGTAACTATGACATGTCATTTAGATGTATGCTGATATTAGGGTTGTAATATTTGTATGCCATGTAGTTTGTATACCATTAAGattgttatattattttactatGAAGCATGCCATCATGAAATATACAATTATACAGTGTCACctgattattaattataaagtatGACATGTAGTTTTAGGTAGACTTTTACTATGAACTGTTAGCATGTTTGGTTGGGAGAATGGCTAAGCCATTTCCCCTTTATTCcctcaaaaaaaattttcctatGTTTTGTATGTTTATAGAGGAAGTCTTCAAAACTGTCATAAACTttggaatagctaataccaccTCTCTCTATGGTATTAGTTATTCCATGCACATGGGAATagaattcaaaatattttgaattaaaatgtCCTTActttctttgaaaaattacaaacttaaacttataaaattaatattttatattaaaaaattaaacaatattaatattttaaccataataatattgaaattataaataaaatattaatatttttaaaatattaattttaaaatttttaagtgaaaatataaattaaaaaNTTTCTATTTCAAGATATCTCGagagtaaaaattaaaatctcaaaaaacTTATTCGATAATACGTTATTGTTCGTGGATTAACATTATAACCCTAAGAAAAGTTTCTTTGATGGATCCAAGTTCCAAAAGGCCATGTTACTAataaatgttttcttttggataaaattttgaaggaGAAGTGCCAGCTAAGGGCATTTACTTATCACTAACAATTATAGGAAGTGTTGAAATATTGGAAGTACCTACCAAAATTAATTGGACACTTTTATCCAATAATTGGAGCTACAGAAGGCCCAAGTAAATGGCCCTAAACCACCAATTCTCACAAACAATTGTCTCCCATTTATCAATATTTTCACAATAATAACTATGATTTATGTTGTTGAGTTTGTATTTGACACTgctataattaattttagaggtaaatattaatgattaaattaaaataaatttttaatatttaaaaaataaaataataataaataataatataggtaataaaagttatttttatctttttattttctattctttttctattttaaaattatttttatcaactaaacataattataataattattcttacTCTATTCTATTCATCatattaaactaaataataattattatattttatttttataaaaaaaattattttattttatttttatttgttttcgtgaatcaaacaagtaatatatgATTTAGCTTTTACGGGCATCTTGTCTGGCCGATACCTTTTatgattgttttgttttcttattcACCTCCTAGAGCCTACCAATTTCACCCACGCAAAATCGGAAATTCAGTGAAATCTTTCGCTCTGTTGTGTTACGAGGCTTCCTGCGAAAATGTTGGAATAGGGGTATGGCCGTCTATTTATCCATGTGGACCCTACATATGAATACCTGGTTACCATAAATCCAAGTATCAAACGGCCAAGATATCCCCTACTACCACCTTCCCTGTTTCTTTTTGCCTTTAAACTTAAAAGGGGCTTCGGCTTTATCTCCTCTCCTCTCAGAAAAAATGGCGGAGACACTTATGCATGCGGTTCAATACAGTAGTTATGGCGGAGGAGCTGCTGGTTTGAAGGTAATTTACTTGATTCCAATTATGTGATTTGGGTTGTGTTTATATTACTGTTTtgtattttatcttaatttttttgagtGGACATTTCAAAAAAGGTTGTTAGTCTGGTGCTTTATTGATCAAGGAAGGGGGAAGAAGGGTTTTAAAACCTTatcattgaataaataaattttgatggAAAGCTTTGAGATATTTTTAAGAGGGTAGGCATTCGGAAACTGGAATTTCCAGTATGGAAAGAAATGGATGGTCAAGTTCAGGATTTGCAGACAGCAAAGTGGTAACATATTTTTTGCAAATGTGCATCCAGCATTTTCCTGCTTTcataaactttaaaaaaacaaatgcttGAGAGATTTGATGGCATAACGGCTGCGAATTTTATGCCTGTTGCAGCATGTTGAAGTTCCGATTCCCACTCTAGAGCAAGACGAAGTTTTGCTAAAACTGGAGGCAACTAGTCTAAATCCAGTTGACTGGAAAATGCAGAAAGGGTTACTGCGGCCTTTTTTGCCTCGCAAATTCCCCTACATACCTGGTAGTTTACCTTTTTCTTGTGGCCTTTTCAAAGTTGTAATCTTCTCGTGACTGTTTCTTCTAATCCGCAAGTGATATTTGTATTCGTTTGACATTATCAGCTTACTCTTAAACTTACATCTGTCTTGCAAATCTGGGTTCTCTTACTATGTCAAACTCCCAAGCAGTGCATTCTGAATAATGACTTGTTTAATATCGTCTGGATGATTCAACATGGTAATTTACACTGCGTCAATTACATTTATGGATTGTGCTTTAGTGGCTGTTGTTAATAGACAAAATGTGTCTATTTGTTACCTAAGGCTATTGTTAATGGACAGAATGTGTCTATTTGCTAACTAAGGAATATCTTTGTATTTATTAACCACCAAAAGTAAATTACTGGTCAAAAGGTCTCTTAGTTAAAGCACTAGTCAGTATCTTATGATAATTTATGGGGTCCCATTGTTAGGGAATTAGTGTTTTATAAATGTTAAGACTTTATATCTCAGCAGTAAATTTGGCTCACTATCATATTTCATTTGCAAATTACATTAAAAGCGTCCAACTTCGAATCATCAGTTTCCTTGTTCACTGATCTCTGAGAAGCATTGcacttttctttctcctaATCTTTTGATTGCCTTTCTTCAACCCTTGGCTAAAGAACTTTTGGTGGAGCAGGTACTGATGTAGCAGGAGAAGTCATAAAGGTTGGACCAGGAGTCAAGAATTACAATGCTGGGGATAAAGTTGTGGCTATGCTTAGCCATGCTGTAAGTTGTCATATTTATTCTTCTGGCTTTAATCTTGTCCAAATTTGTAATCAGTATAGAAATCCAACCTAGCAGACTTTTCACTGAAGAGGCACTATCATATTGAAATAATGCGAGTGACTGGCTATTTTTGGACACAAGTTGTAGGGTAGTGTGTCATCAATCATTCTGAGAATAATCAGAAAAGGATATTTCTCATGAAGAGTGGAAGAAGCACAAGCAATGTACTAGCATGGTAGATAAATTTGGAGGATTGATGGCATTTATGTTTTTGGGTATTAGCTCAATCAATTAAATGGGTGCTGCAGTTTGGTTGGACTTTAGTGCAACCGGACTTGCATGCAACCCCAACAATTCctgaaaagacaaaaaatggAATTCCATACAGTCGAACAATCCACTTCAGAATTTGTCCTCAGAATCCAACAATGGAATAAAATTAGTATTTCATAGACCCACATAAAGTATTGTCAAGGCCCAGTGCTAGCTTTTTTTGTTCCAAATGAACCATGTCAATCTTCCAATGAGCGGCCTTAGTTATCTCTAGCCATGACATCTGCTGAGCATTGCCCTGCTTGCCTGTTTGGATGAATCAAAGTAAATGAAACCTTTGTGTGATGTCATCCGCAGGATTTGAAATGCTGTTATATTTCTGATTGTAGGTTGCTTTTTCTTGTAGATAGAAAgatttaactttttaaatggTAAGCCTTTCTCTGAAAACATATGTATGTTTGGCATTCCACTGGCCTATTTGTTGGTTCAAGCTATATGAAAATCCCCAGCCCCAGATTTTTTTGCACCTTCCTACTTTTCATATTGAGCTGTATTATGTTTTGAATGCAATCATCTTTTGTCTATGTGACTATCATTTTTGAGGAAGTGATATTACTATCAATATGCGAGGCATTTAGCTGTGAGAAGACCTAGATATTATTAATGCGGGCCAGTGGTATGGTGATCTTATCTTCTGCTAGTATCATCAGCAATTCAGCATAATTTATGTTATTTGCTCAGGCCATCTTCTATTATGAGTATATTTTTGCAATGACAGACTGGAGGTGGGCTAGCTGAATTTGCTGTGGCTAAGGAGAGTTTGACAGTTGCAAGGCCTCCAGAAGTATCAGCTGCTGAAGGTGCAGGTTTGCCCGTTGCTGCCCTCACAGCTCACCAGGCACTCACCCAGTCTGCTGGGGTCAAGCTTGACGGAAGCAGCCAGCAAGTAAACCTCCTAATTACTGCTGCTTCAGGTGGCGTAGGTCAGTATGCCGTTCAACTGGCAAAGCTTGGAAACACACATGTGACAGCCACTTGTGGGGCTCGTAACATggatcttgtcaagagcctgGGGGCAGATGAGGTTCTTGACTACAGGACTCCTGATGGGGCGGCTCTGAAGAGCCCTTCTGGTCGCAAATATGATTCAGTGATCCACTGTGCAGTGGGCATTCCTTGGTCTACCTTTGAGCCTAATTTGAGTGCAAATGGGAAGGTAATAGATATTACTCCTAGCCCTAGTTCTTTAATGACTTTTGCTTTGAAAAAGCTTACCTTCTCGAAGAAGCAGCTGGTTCCATTAATGCTGATACCTAAGAAAAAGAACCTTGACTATCTTGTGAAGTTGGTGGAGGAAGGAAAGCTTAAGACAGTAATTGATTCAAAGCATCCCCTACGTAAGGCTGAAGATGCTTGGGCTAAGAGCATTGATGGCCATGCCACTGGGAAGATTATTGTGGAGTCTTAGTTTATGAAGTGTAAGTGATACCTActgtagttttatacaattcaGTGATTGGGGTTGCTTATGAGGCATTCACATACTCGTAAGTACTCATTATTGAACAATGCAAATGATAAGGTGGGGTTTTTTGTTGTGCTTTGCTGGTATTTAGAACACTGATGTTTGGAGATCATGTTGCTGGCTGTGCAGTGTATTTTGTTATCAATTGCATATGATACTTGGGATAATCGGGATTTGACACTGTGGATAATTAGGATATGTGAACTTTGTTTATGAATGCTTTTAGGCTTTTTGCAAATGCTTAAGATTAGACTCTGGATGTAAAGCAGCCGGGTTTCAAAAGTTCATTATTTTGTGTTGTAAGTGGAAAACCTGGTTCTAGCAAATGAAGCCTGAGGATGCCATTTTGGCTGCTTAGATTTATCAAATGTTTGATCACCAATGAGATAAACCAAAAGAGAGGGGAGAGGAGAAAAGGAGTAAAGAAACACACACAATAAAATTCTTTCTCTGAAATGGGTTCTAAAGTTAATATTTTAGAAAGTTCCAAAgagacaagaaaaaaagagaaggttCTAAAGAGTTATATGAACTCCCACtccattttctctcaaatCCAATCAAATGCTTGATGATACATCATTAATTTTGCATGCATCTTACAATAAGCATTTTTCATATCAATTGAACTTATCTCTCACTAC
Protein-coding sequences here:
- the LOC18612687 gene encoding putative quinone-oxidoreductase homolog, chloroplastic isoform X1, producing the protein MAETLMHAVQYSSYGGGAAGLKHVEVPIPTLEQDEVLLKLEATSLNPVDWKMQKGLLRPFLPRKFPYIPGTDVAGEVIKVGPGVKNYNAGDKVVAMLSHATGGGLAEFAVAKESLTVARPPEVSAAEGAGLPVAALTAHQALTQSAGVKLDGSSQQVNLLITAASGGVGQYAVQLAKLGNTHVTATCGARNMDLVKSLGADEVLDYRTPDGAALKSPSGRKYDSVIHCAVGIPWSTFEPNLSANGKVIDITPSPSSLMTFALKKLTFSKKQLVPLMLIPKKKNLDYLVKLVEEGKLKTVIDSKHPLRKAEDAWAKSIDGHATGKIIVES
- the LOC18612687 gene encoding putative quinone-oxidoreductase homolog, chloroplastic isoform X2, whose translation is MERNGWSSSGFADSKVHVEVPIPTLEQDEVLLKLEATSLNPVDWKMQKGLLRPFLPRKFPYIPGTDVAGEVIKVGPGVKNYNAGDKVVAMLSHATGGGLAEFAVAKESLTVARPPEVSAAEGAGLPVAALTAHQALTQSAGVKLDGSSQQVNLLITAASGGVGQYAVQLAKLGNTHVTATCGARNMDLVKSLGADEVLDYRTPDGAALKSPSGRKYDSVIHCAVGIPWSTFEPNLSANGKVIDITPSPSSLMTFALKKLTFSKKQLVPLMLIPKKKNLDYLVKLVEEGKLKTVIDSKHPLRKAEDAWAKSIDGHATGKIIVES